One part of the Vespula pensylvanica isolate Volc-1 chromosome 18, ASM1446617v1, whole genome shotgun sequence genome encodes these proteins:
- the LOC122635343 gene encoding uncharacterized protein LOC122635343 isoform X1: protein MLKWTVSRSLSASSSTPHGPAPALNKASRRPFRDLSNTPPAVGTQTYRHVRTSNLQNTTTKPTPVRRRRCRSHGSDLRTYFQATKTNVRIGKRQSLSQRSEGSPKLENFYQGTPRVDADIGPLTFFPSECKRSTALTLPTDPTLFLKSRSKNFQSHNELPQNMVNEARANLQSHVSDFFHQISMATSPEDVMEAESVPLDKSRMYPEKNDVRLKLEESKKAQFQSKLAKVTKIHARSRTPYYKKVVQAVSPLKQCLQPRTPLAGKLSNLALDQDLPNFENMDNTVTEVLNRENETNFGGKTVAEILLSDIEERKKILKGRCTVTIEEDETSSFLEEDHTYETIVQCDTKTMDEDEVASQVAIQSDSSVSSASQLLEDPSPMSWPFTSPTTNEFDGEFTLKRQRGIRRKRQQQRKEKSVFEGKKPKRMTGITSGGSPGSNQLSKMENKDNPTIEAINPNVKKLVLETDLDSTLEDKQLQNPEFSNKSSCFFKNDCKKEDHSEKNGKSTIWELESPKSTEDYHSSKSILNSISDTPEAPLIATVRRCLKYSPENEPSRSDTDRRGSIEIEYSFVADHVQVRVIRCKDLRRTYEGPIHAYVKVSLKNINGEGIVKRTAVHRATPNPAFHETLVLPCPVNINRCISKSTSLDIAVWHRDRRARRSELLGCMTLPLPLSQDKEATWHPLESGSSRNTSTPYAGVPQECGVSPPLSKDGESDNNNSGGDDLTYLRHLELEPVDPLTGLPLHPGFTARGGRTPCSVTRRLIRQSAVNQVPWGFSLSWGRPPRVERVDSGSPAERSGLKPGDYVVFVETTNVVTKPREEILGLIQAATNQLVLEVYRKGGIHSSQHRPNSMNVTLQQTVGPASQHAVAFNAEVFPNLAPDAPPEEELSVREARYRGILKSGHTRFMTPLAERRDVLSAADYMVLFQNLDELLKISEEIRDEGGGTDSYLCRVPKITAAYRRYLSGLQWACYLLVALRRNTAFAKLVCEPAVPHKRRPDLTGVLLLPLEHYREMTRLLSLASPRNCQRARDLAQGYRESTANAGVMEPPRDTGRPLLSLQEVESRLVFAKCKPFTLAMPGRQWLFGGALAKVEGRARLQPSWALLLTDLLVFARVSRDRVLFVTEEPLRLANIAEACFTIRKRPTEFRLQVAINSNGNAENGQAEMTNSGGCSPHSRPRRRVIVLRAPSAELKAIWHNLLQRQIIYLNTGYGGTSSVGSPEESPITSTNFAHVRESTESPRILRDSHEEEKECHSSESLVDILKNTREDNHLAQWVRNSHQIPPSDNEGSLEEWTAEELAARAPGEKNERSVQEATTTEEVVTASSDVEQQSTASSASLSTVKSNSITPRKNGSYVSSKENSTSSISICRRCHRSGCPTPPLPRDPFSPLPPKISVMPPTPDIYTARHRLRNGLHDSPGRNSPNYASVDGNTEDGSEDDLDCDGEPPYRTLRRFGTMSSLDQDDELDEQGDDDNRETESPPSGLRAWTARASNYVVSKMVLLEQFSEGVGGYLLQPPVPPERTEFSLDPNDEEGTTSGATSGDDIWGTPTSGGPDDESFTTHSPPPNGTGNLTGSGEDNYGLNLSTEEDHDQESDNEDCGLPELSMDQLLGGGSLGSLRCFLSRRRLEPLLEEEDSPGSGKHQVGWW from the exons atgCTCAAGTGGACCGTCTCGAGATCGTTGTCAGCGAGCAGCTCGACGCCCCACGGTCCGGCACCAGCTTTGAACAAGGCGTCCCGCAGGCCTTTTCGAGACCTGTCCAACACACCGCCGGCCGTCGGTACCCAAACGTACAGGCACGTACGTACATCGAACCTGCAAAATACTACGACGAAACCTACGCCAGTTCGTCGTAGGCGGTGTCGTAGCCACGGCAGCGATTTGAGGACCTATTTTCAA GCAACGAAAACCAACGTAAGGATCGGAAAACGGCAATCGCTCTCTCAACGATCGGAAGGGTCACCAAAGTTGGAGAATTTTTATCAGGGTACCCCGCGAGTGGATGCGGACATAGGACCATTAACGTTCTTCCCAAGTGAATGTAAGCGTTCAACGGCTTTAACTCTACCAACGGATCCAACTTTGTTCTTGAAGAGtcgatcgaagaattttcAAAGCCATAACGAGCTACCGCAAAATATGGTTAACGAGGCGCGTGCCAATTTGCAGTCGCACGTTTCGGACTTTTTCCATCAGATCTCGATGGCCACCAGTCCCGAAGATGTGATGGAGGCCGAATCCGTGCCGTTAGACAAGTCTCGAATGTATCCCGAAAAGAACGACGTCAGATTAAAATTGGAGGAATCGAAGAAGGCACAGTTCCAATCTAAACTGGCGAAGGTTACCAAGATCCACGCGCGAAGTAGAACTCCTTATTACAAAAAGGTCGTTCAAGCTGTTAGTCCTTTGAAGCAGTGCCTTCAACCACGAACTCCGCTCGCCGGCAAATTGTCGAATTTGGCCCTAGATCAAGATTTACctaatttcgaaaatatggATAACACGGTTACGGAAGTTCTCAACAG ggaaaacgaaacgaatttcgGAGGCAAAACAGTCGCGGAGATTCTTCTGAGCGACAtcgaggagaggaaaaaaatactcAAAGGTCGTTGCACGGTTACCATAGAGGAAGACGAAACCTCCTCCTTCCTCGAGGAGGATCATACTTACGAGACGATCGTTCAATGCGATACGAAAACGATGGACGAAGACGAAGTTGCTTCGCAAGTAGCGATCCAGAGCGACAGTTCGGTGTCCTCGGCTAGTCAGCTTTTGGAGGATCCCTCGCCGATGTCTTGGCCCTTTACGTCGCCGACCACGAACGAGTTTGACGGTGAATTCACTCTGAAAAGACAGCGCGGTATACGTAGGAAACGTCAGCAacagaggaaagagaagagcgTTTTCGAGGGTAAGAAACCGAAAAGAATGACCGGGATAACTTCTGGCGGGAGTCCTGGATCGAACCAACTATCGAAAATGGAAAACAAGGATAATCCTACGATAGAGGCGATCAATCCTAACGTGAAGAAGCTCGTCCTCGAGACGGACTTGGACTCCACTTTGGAGGATAAGCAACTCCAAAATCCAGAGTTTTCGAACAAATCGTCCtgtttttttaaaaacgattgCAAAAAAGAGGACCATTCGgagaagaatggaaaaagcACTATTTGGGAATTGGAAAGTCCTAAATCGACAGAGGACTATCATAGTTCAAAGTCTATCTTAAACTCGATCTCTGATACTCCAGAAGCTCCGTTGATCGCAACCGTTCGAAGATGCTTGAAATACAGTCCGGAGAACGAGCCATCGAGGTCGGATACGGATCGTCGCGGATCCATCGAAATCGAGTATTCGTTCGTTGCCGATCATGTACAAGTTCGAG TGATAAGGTGCAAGGACCTACGGAGGACCTACGAGGGACCTATTCACGCCTACGTTAAGGTCAGCCTAAAAAATATCAACGGTGAGGGAATCGTTAAGAGAACTGCGGTTCACAGAGCCACACCAAATCCCGCCTTTCACGAGACCTTGGTATTGCCCTGCCCGGTTAATATCAATCGGTGCATCAGCAAGTCCACGTCCCTGGATATCGCGGTCTGGCACAGAGATCGTCGAGCAAG ACGTAGCGAGCTGCTGGGCTGTATGACTTTACCTCTACCTTTGTCTCAGGATAAG GAAGCGACATGGCACCCGCTCGAATCTGGATCCAGCCGAAATACAAGTACCCCTTATGCGGGAGTACCGCAAGAATGTGGAGTCTCGCCGCCTTTATCCAAAGATGGAGAATCAGATAACAACAATTCCGGAGGGGATGATTTGACGTATCTGAGACATCTCGAGTTGGAACCAGTCGATCCTCTGACCGGCTTACCTCTGCATCCAGGCTTCACCGCGAGAGGTGGTAGAACGCCTTGTAGCGTAACCAGAAGACTGATTAGACAAAGTGCAGTGAATCAG GTGCCATGGGGTTTCTCCTTATCCTGGGGCAGACCGCCGCGCGTGGAGCGCGTCGATTCGGGAAGTCCTGCGGAAAGATCCGGCCTGAAGCCAGGAGATtacgtcgtcttcgtcgaaACGACGAACGTCGTAACGAAACCGAGGGAGGAGATATTGGGTTTGATCCAGGCGGCAACGAATCAGCTCGTCCTTGAGGTTTATCGCAAGGGAGGCATTCATTCGTCACAGCACAGGCCCAATTCGATGAATGTCACTCTTCAACAAACTGTCGGTCCCGCTAGTCAGCACGCCGTCGCGTTCAACGCCGAG GTTTTTCCGAATCTTGCTCCGGATGCACCGCCGGAGGAAGAGTTATCGGTACGAGAGGCGAGATACCGGGGGATTCTGAAGAGCGGTCACACGAGATTCATGACGCCGCTGGCCGAAAGGCGCGACGTTCTCTCCGCGGCGGACTACATGGTCCTCTTTCAAAATCTAGACGAGTTACTTAAGATATCCGAGGAGATTAGAGACGAGGGTGGCGGTACCGATAGCTATCTCTGCAGAGTACCCAAGATCACGGCCGCCTACAGACGATACCTCAGTGGACTGCAATGGGCCTGTTATTTGCTCGTTGCACTCAGACGGAACACGGCCTTTGCTAAGTTGGTCTGTGAACCTGCCGTTCCTCATAAAAGGCGGCCTGACCTTACGGGAGTCCTCTTGCTTCCTTTAGAGCATTATAG AGAAATGACGAGATTACTGAGCCTGGCATCGCCAAGAAATTGCCAGCGGGCTCGAGATTTGGCACAAGGTTACCGAGAATCTACGGCCAATGCGGGCGTGATGGAACCACCCCGAGACACCGGAAGACCTTTGCTCAGTTTACAGGAAGTCGAGTCGCGATTGGTTTTCGCGAAATGCAAACCGTTCACCCTAGCCATGCCGGGAAGGCAATG GCTTTTCGGCGGGGCCCTAGCAAAGGTCGAAGGTCGCGCACGTTTGCAACCATCGTGGGCGCTCCTTCTCACCGATCTACTGGTCTTTGCTCGCGTTTCGAGGGATCGCGTTCTCTTCGTTACCGAGGAACCTCTCCGACTGGCCAATATCGCAGAAGCATGCTTTACCATCAGAAAGAGGCCGACGGAATTCAGATTACAGGTGGCAATCAATTCGAATGGCAACGCCGAGAACGGCCAGGCGGAAATGACGAACAGCGGCGGTTGTAGTCCCCATAGTCGTCCACGAAGGCGAGTCATCGTATTGAGAGCTCCCAGCGCGGAGCTCAAAGCAATTTGGCACAACTTGCTGCAACGACAAAT AATCTATCTAAATACAGGCTACGGTGGAACGTCGAGCGTTGGCAGCCCCGAGGAGAGCCCGATTACCAGCACCAACTTCGCTCACGTCAGAGAATCGACGGAAAGTCCGCGG ATTTTACGGGACTCGcacgaggaagaaaaggagtgCCATTCGAGCGAGAGCCTCGTcgatattcttaaaaatacGCGGGAGGACAATCACTTGGCCCAATGGGTGCGCAATTCTCACCAAATACCGCCTTCCGACAACGAAGGCTCCCTCGAGGAATGGACTGCCGAGGAGTTGGCTGCGAGAGCACCcggagagaagaacgaaagatcCGTTCAAGAAGCTACGACGACGGAAGAAGTCGTAACTGCAAGTTCGGACGTAGAGCAACAGAGCACAGCCTCCAGTGCCAGTTTAAGTACAGTCAAATCCAATAGTATTACGCCAAGAAAAAATGGGAGCTACGTATCCTCGAAAGAAAACTCTACGAGTTCTATCAGCATCTGTAGACGATGTCATAG aTCTGGCTGCCCGACGCCGCCTCTTCCAAGGGACCCGTTCTCTCCGTTACCTCCCAAAATATCTGTCATGCCACCTACGCCAGATATTTATACGGCGAGACATAGATTAAGAAACGGCCTACACGATAGTCCAGGACGGAACAGTCCAAATTATGCGTCAGTGGATGGTAATACGGAAGATGGAAGCGAAGACGACCTCGACTGCGACGGGGAACCACCTTACAG AACATTGAGAAGATTCGGCACGATGAGTAGTTTGGACCAAGACGACGAGCTGGACGAGCAAGGAGACGATGACAATCGTGAGACGGAATCACCACCTTCGGGTTTGAGAGCTTGGACCGCAAGAGCTAGCAATTACGTCGTTAGCAAAATGGTCCTTTTGGAGCAATTTAGCGAGGGAGTCGGCGGTTATCTTCTTCAACCGCCGGTCCCTCCGGAAAGGACAGAATTTTCTCTCGATCCTAACGACGAAGAGGGTACTACGTCGGGTGCGACCTCGGGAGATGACATTTGGGGTACTCCGACCTCCGGTGGTCCGGACGACGAGAGTTTCACGACGCATTCG CCGCCGCCAAATGGGACCGGCAATTTGACTGGTTCCGGAGAAGACAATTACGGTCTGAATTTGTCGACGGAGGAGGATCACGATCAAGAATCGGATAACGAGGATTGCGGTTTGCCCGAGCTAAGCATGGATCAATTACTCGGCGGAGGTAGCCTTGGCTCGCTACGTTGCTTCTTAAGCAGAAGAAGACTGGAGCCTCTGCTCGAGGAGGAGGACTCGCCTGGAAGTGGAAAACATCAAGTTGGATGGTGGTGA
- the LOC122635343 gene encoding uncharacterized protein LOC122635343 isoform X2 gives MLKWTVSRSLSASSSTPHGPAPALNKASRRPFRDLSNTPPAVGTQTYRHVRTSNLQNTTTKPTPVRRRRCRSHGSDLRTYFQATKTNVRIGKRQSLSQRSEGSPKLENFYQGTPRVDADIGPLTFFPSECKRSTALTLPTDPTLFLKSRSKNFQSHNELPQNMVNEARANLQSHVSDFFHQISMATSPEDVMEAESVPLDKSRMYPEKNDVRLKLEESKKAQFQSKLAKVTKIHARSRTPYYKKVVQAVSPLKQCLQPRTPLAGKLSNLALDQDLPNFENMDNTVTEVLNRENETNFGGKTVAEILLSDIEERKKILKGRCTVTIEEDETSSFLEEDHTYETIVQCDTKTMDEDEVASQVAIQSDSSVSSASQLLEDPSPMSWPFTSPTTNEFDGEFTLKRQRGIRRKRQQQRKEKSVFEGKKPKRMTGITSGGSPGSNQLSKMENKDNPTIEAINPNVKKLVLETDLDSTLEDKQLQNPEFSNKSSCFFKNDCKKEDHSEKNGKSTIWELESPKSTEDYHSSKSILNSISDTPEAPLIATVRRCLKYSPENEPSRSDTDRRGSIEIEYSFVADHVQVRVIRCKDLRRTYEGPIHAYVKVSLKNINGEGIVKRTAVHRATPNPAFHETLVLPCPVNINRCISKSTSLDIAVWHRDRRARRSELLGCMTLPLPLSQDKEATWHPLESGSSRNTSTPYAGVPQECGVSPPLSKDGESDNNNSGGDDLTYLRHLELEPVDPLTGLPLHPGFTARGGRTPCSVTRRLIRQSAVNQVPWGFSLSWGRPPRVERVDSGSPAERSGLKPGDYVVFVETTNVVTKPREEILGLIQAATNQLVLEVYRKGGIHSSQHRPNSMNVTLQQTVGPASQHAVAFNAEVFPNLAPDAPPEEELSVREARYRGILKSGHTRFMTPLAERRDVLSAADYMVLFQNLDELLKISEEIRDEGGGTDSYLCRVPKITAAYRRYLSGLQWACYLLVALRRNTAFAKLVCEPAVPHKRRPDLTGVLLLPLEHYREMTRLLSLASPRNCQRARDLAQGYRESTANAGVMEPPRDTGRPLLSLQEVESRLVFAKCKPFTLAMPGRQWLFGGALAKVEGRARLQPSWALLLTDLLVFARVSRDRVLFVTEEPLRLANIAEACFTIRKRPTEFRLQVAINSNGNAENGQAEMTNSGGCSPHSRPRRRVIVLRAPSAELKAIWHNLLQRQIIYLNTGYGGTSSVGSPEESPITSTNFAHVRESTESPRILRDSHEEEKECHSSESLVDILKNTREDNHLAQWVRNSHQIPPSDNEGSLEEWTAEELAARAPGEKNERSVQEATTTEEVVTASSDVEQQSTASSASLSTVKSNSITPRKNGSYVSSKENSTSSISICRRCHRSGCPTPPLPRDPFSPLPPKISVMPPTPDIYTARHRLRNGLHDSPGRNSPNYASVDGNTEDGSEDDLDCDGEPPYRTLRRFGTMSSLDQDDELDEQGDDDNRETESPPSGLRAWTARASNYVVSKMVLLEQFSEGVGGYLLQPPVPPERTEFSLDPNDEEGTTSGATSGDDIWGTPTSGGPDDESFTTHSNH, from the exons atgCTCAAGTGGACCGTCTCGAGATCGTTGTCAGCGAGCAGCTCGACGCCCCACGGTCCGGCACCAGCTTTGAACAAGGCGTCCCGCAGGCCTTTTCGAGACCTGTCCAACACACCGCCGGCCGTCGGTACCCAAACGTACAGGCACGTACGTACATCGAACCTGCAAAATACTACGACGAAACCTACGCCAGTTCGTCGTAGGCGGTGTCGTAGCCACGGCAGCGATTTGAGGACCTATTTTCAA GCAACGAAAACCAACGTAAGGATCGGAAAACGGCAATCGCTCTCTCAACGATCGGAAGGGTCACCAAAGTTGGAGAATTTTTATCAGGGTACCCCGCGAGTGGATGCGGACATAGGACCATTAACGTTCTTCCCAAGTGAATGTAAGCGTTCAACGGCTTTAACTCTACCAACGGATCCAACTTTGTTCTTGAAGAGtcgatcgaagaattttcAAAGCCATAACGAGCTACCGCAAAATATGGTTAACGAGGCGCGTGCCAATTTGCAGTCGCACGTTTCGGACTTTTTCCATCAGATCTCGATGGCCACCAGTCCCGAAGATGTGATGGAGGCCGAATCCGTGCCGTTAGACAAGTCTCGAATGTATCCCGAAAAGAACGACGTCAGATTAAAATTGGAGGAATCGAAGAAGGCACAGTTCCAATCTAAACTGGCGAAGGTTACCAAGATCCACGCGCGAAGTAGAACTCCTTATTACAAAAAGGTCGTTCAAGCTGTTAGTCCTTTGAAGCAGTGCCTTCAACCACGAACTCCGCTCGCCGGCAAATTGTCGAATTTGGCCCTAGATCAAGATTTACctaatttcgaaaatatggATAACACGGTTACGGAAGTTCTCAACAG ggaaaacgaaacgaatttcgGAGGCAAAACAGTCGCGGAGATTCTTCTGAGCGACAtcgaggagaggaaaaaaatactcAAAGGTCGTTGCACGGTTACCATAGAGGAAGACGAAACCTCCTCCTTCCTCGAGGAGGATCATACTTACGAGACGATCGTTCAATGCGATACGAAAACGATGGACGAAGACGAAGTTGCTTCGCAAGTAGCGATCCAGAGCGACAGTTCGGTGTCCTCGGCTAGTCAGCTTTTGGAGGATCCCTCGCCGATGTCTTGGCCCTTTACGTCGCCGACCACGAACGAGTTTGACGGTGAATTCACTCTGAAAAGACAGCGCGGTATACGTAGGAAACGTCAGCAacagaggaaagagaagagcgTTTTCGAGGGTAAGAAACCGAAAAGAATGACCGGGATAACTTCTGGCGGGAGTCCTGGATCGAACCAACTATCGAAAATGGAAAACAAGGATAATCCTACGATAGAGGCGATCAATCCTAACGTGAAGAAGCTCGTCCTCGAGACGGACTTGGACTCCACTTTGGAGGATAAGCAACTCCAAAATCCAGAGTTTTCGAACAAATCGTCCtgtttttttaaaaacgattgCAAAAAAGAGGACCATTCGgagaagaatggaaaaagcACTATTTGGGAATTGGAAAGTCCTAAATCGACAGAGGACTATCATAGTTCAAAGTCTATCTTAAACTCGATCTCTGATACTCCAGAAGCTCCGTTGATCGCAACCGTTCGAAGATGCTTGAAATACAGTCCGGAGAACGAGCCATCGAGGTCGGATACGGATCGTCGCGGATCCATCGAAATCGAGTATTCGTTCGTTGCCGATCATGTACAAGTTCGAG TGATAAGGTGCAAGGACCTACGGAGGACCTACGAGGGACCTATTCACGCCTACGTTAAGGTCAGCCTAAAAAATATCAACGGTGAGGGAATCGTTAAGAGAACTGCGGTTCACAGAGCCACACCAAATCCCGCCTTTCACGAGACCTTGGTATTGCCCTGCCCGGTTAATATCAATCGGTGCATCAGCAAGTCCACGTCCCTGGATATCGCGGTCTGGCACAGAGATCGTCGAGCAAG ACGTAGCGAGCTGCTGGGCTGTATGACTTTACCTCTACCTTTGTCTCAGGATAAG GAAGCGACATGGCACCCGCTCGAATCTGGATCCAGCCGAAATACAAGTACCCCTTATGCGGGAGTACCGCAAGAATGTGGAGTCTCGCCGCCTTTATCCAAAGATGGAGAATCAGATAACAACAATTCCGGAGGGGATGATTTGACGTATCTGAGACATCTCGAGTTGGAACCAGTCGATCCTCTGACCGGCTTACCTCTGCATCCAGGCTTCACCGCGAGAGGTGGTAGAACGCCTTGTAGCGTAACCAGAAGACTGATTAGACAAAGTGCAGTGAATCAG GTGCCATGGGGTTTCTCCTTATCCTGGGGCAGACCGCCGCGCGTGGAGCGCGTCGATTCGGGAAGTCCTGCGGAAAGATCCGGCCTGAAGCCAGGAGATtacgtcgtcttcgtcgaaACGACGAACGTCGTAACGAAACCGAGGGAGGAGATATTGGGTTTGATCCAGGCGGCAACGAATCAGCTCGTCCTTGAGGTTTATCGCAAGGGAGGCATTCATTCGTCACAGCACAGGCCCAATTCGATGAATGTCACTCTTCAACAAACTGTCGGTCCCGCTAGTCAGCACGCCGTCGCGTTCAACGCCGAG GTTTTTCCGAATCTTGCTCCGGATGCACCGCCGGAGGAAGAGTTATCGGTACGAGAGGCGAGATACCGGGGGATTCTGAAGAGCGGTCACACGAGATTCATGACGCCGCTGGCCGAAAGGCGCGACGTTCTCTCCGCGGCGGACTACATGGTCCTCTTTCAAAATCTAGACGAGTTACTTAAGATATCCGAGGAGATTAGAGACGAGGGTGGCGGTACCGATAGCTATCTCTGCAGAGTACCCAAGATCACGGCCGCCTACAGACGATACCTCAGTGGACTGCAATGGGCCTGTTATTTGCTCGTTGCACTCAGACGGAACACGGCCTTTGCTAAGTTGGTCTGTGAACCTGCCGTTCCTCATAAAAGGCGGCCTGACCTTACGGGAGTCCTCTTGCTTCCTTTAGAGCATTATAG AGAAATGACGAGATTACTGAGCCTGGCATCGCCAAGAAATTGCCAGCGGGCTCGAGATTTGGCACAAGGTTACCGAGAATCTACGGCCAATGCGGGCGTGATGGAACCACCCCGAGACACCGGAAGACCTTTGCTCAGTTTACAGGAAGTCGAGTCGCGATTGGTTTTCGCGAAATGCAAACCGTTCACCCTAGCCATGCCGGGAAGGCAATG GCTTTTCGGCGGGGCCCTAGCAAAGGTCGAAGGTCGCGCACGTTTGCAACCATCGTGGGCGCTCCTTCTCACCGATCTACTGGTCTTTGCTCGCGTTTCGAGGGATCGCGTTCTCTTCGTTACCGAGGAACCTCTCCGACTGGCCAATATCGCAGAAGCATGCTTTACCATCAGAAAGAGGCCGACGGAATTCAGATTACAGGTGGCAATCAATTCGAATGGCAACGCCGAGAACGGCCAGGCGGAAATGACGAACAGCGGCGGTTGTAGTCCCCATAGTCGTCCACGAAGGCGAGTCATCGTATTGAGAGCTCCCAGCGCGGAGCTCAAAGCAATTTGGCACAACTTGCTGCAACGACAAAT AATCTATCTAAATACAGGCTACGGTGGAACGTCGAGCGTTGGCAGCCCCGAGGAGAGCCCGATTACCAGCACCAACTTCGCTCACGTCAGAGAATCGACGGAAAGTCCGCGG ATTTTACGGGACTCGcacgaggaagaaaaggagtgCCATTCGAGCGAGAGCCTCGTcgatattcttaaaaatacGCGGGAGGACAATCACTTGGCCCAATGGGTGCGCAATTCTCACCAAATACCGCCTTCCGACAACGAAGGCTCCCTCGAGGAATGGACTGCCGAGGAGTTGGCTGCGAGAGCACCcggagagaagaacgaaagatcCGTTCAAGAAGCTACGACGACGGAAGAAGTCGTAACTGCAAGTTCGGACGTAGAGCAACAGAGCACAGCCTCCAGTGCCAGTTTAAGTACAGTCAAATCCAATAGTATTACGCCAAGAAAAAATGGGAGCTACGTATCCTCGAAAGAAAACTCTACGAGTTCTATCAGCATCTGTAGACGATGTCATAG aTCTGGCTGCCCGACGCCGCCTCTTCCAAGGGACCCGTTCTCTCCGTTACCTCCCAAAATATCTGTCATGCCACCTACGCCAGATATTTATACGGCGAGACATAGATTAAGAAACGGCCTACACGATAGTCCAGGACGGAACAGTCCAAATTATGCGTCAGTGGATGGTAATACGGAAGATGGAAGCGAAGACGACCTCGACTGCGACGGGGAACCACCTTACAG AACATTGAGAAGATTCGGCACGATGAGTAGTTTGGACCAAGACGACGAGCTGGACGAGCAAGGAGACGATGACAATCGTGAGACGGAATCACCACCTTCGGGTTTGAGAGCTTGGACCGCAAGAGCTAGCAATTACGTCGTTAGCAAAATGGTCCTTTTGGAGCAATTTAGCGAGGGAGTCGGCGGTTATCTTCTTCAACCGCCGGTCCCTCCGGAAAGGACAGAATTTTCTCTCGATCCTAACGACGAAGAGGGTACTACGTCGGGTGCGACCTCGGGAGATGACATTTGGGGTACTCCGACCTCCGGTGGTCCGGACGACGAGAGTTTCACGACGCATTCG AATCACTAG